From Microbacterium sufflavum:
GGCGGTCGCGGCCTTCGGTCGCGGCGAGTGCTTCGTCGAGAAGTACCTCGACAAGCCGCGCCACGTCGAGACCCAGTGCCTGGCCGACGCCGCGGGCAACGTCGTCGTCATCTCCACGCGCGACTGCTCGCTGCAGCGCCGTCACCAGAAGCTCGTCGAGGAGGCTCCGGCCCCGTTCCTCACCCCGGAGCAGAACGAGCAGCTCTACACCGCGTCGAAGGCCATCCTCAAGGAGGTCGGCTACGTGGGCGCGGGAACGTGCGAGTTCCTGATCGGCGCCGACGGCACGGTCTCGTTCCTCGAGGTCAACACGCGCCTCCAGGTCGAGCACCCCGTGTCGGAGGAGGTCACGGGCATCGACCTCGTGCGCGAGCAGTTCCGCATCGCCGCGGGCGGCACCATCGACTACGACGACCCCCAGCCGCAGGGCCACTCGATCGAGTTCCGCATCAACGGCGAGGACCCGGGTCGCGGCTTCCTCCCCCAGCCGGGCCCGATCCACGTGTTCAAGACGTTCGGCGGCCCCGGGATCCGCCTCGACTCCGGCGTGACCGCTGGTGACTCCGTCTCTGGCGCCTTCGACTCCCTGCTCGCGAAGATCATCGTCACCGGCAAGGACCGTGCCGAGGCGCTCGAGCGCTCGCGCCGCGCCCTGGACGAGTTCGAGGTCGCGGGTCTCCCCACCGTCATCCCGTTCCACCGCAAGGTGGTGCGCGACGCCGCCTTCACGGCGGAGGACGGCGACTTCGGCGTCTACACGCGCTGGATCGAGACCGAGTTCGACAACGACATCCCCGCGTGGGACGGCGAACTGGAGTCCCCCGCCGCCGCAGGTGCACGGCACACGGTGGTCGTCGAGGTCGGGGGCAAGCGCCTCGAGGTGAGCCTCCCCGACCGCGTCGCGGTCTCCGCCGGCTCGTCCGGACGGCCCGCTGTCGTGCCGCCGTCGCGCCGCAGCCACACCACCACCGCGAACGCCGGCGCCTCCGGCGACGCCGTCAAGTCGCCCATGCAGGCCACGGTCGTGAAGGTCGC
This genomic window contains:
- a CDS encoding acetyl/propionyl/methylcrotonyl-CoA carboxylase subunit alpha yields the protein MPAIAKVLIANRGEIAVRIIRAARDSGIASVAVYADQDRDALHVRLADEAYALSGSTSAETYLQIDKILSVARRAGADAVHPGYGFLAENAEFARAVIDAGITWIGPSPEAIEALGDKVTARHVAEKVGAPLAPGTPGPVAGADEVVAFAKEYGLPIAIKAAYGGGGRGLKVARELDEVAELFESATREAVAAFGRGECFVEKYLDKPRHVETQCLADAAGNVVVISTRDCSLQRRHQKLVEEAPAPFLTPEQNEQLYTASKAILKEVGYVGAGTCEFLIGADGTVSFLEVNTRLQVEHPVSEEVTGIDLVREQFRIAAGGTIDYDDPQPQGHSIEFRINGEDPGRGFLPQPGPIHVFKTFGGPGIRLDSGVTAGDSVSGAFDSLLAKIIVTGKDRAEALERSRRALDEFEVAGLPTVIPFHRKVVRDAAFTAEDGDFGVYTRWIETEFDNDIPAWDGELESPAAAGARHTVVVEVGGKRLEVSLPDRVAVSAGSSGRPAVVPPSRRSHTTTANAGASGDAVKSPMQATVVKVAVEDGQQVVKGDLVVVLEAMKMEQPLQAHKDGVVGNINADAGATVSAGHQLLTIS